The DNA region GGTTTTTTCAACGTGCCCATGCAATTTATTATCAATCCCTTGGTAGAATTCTGAATGCTTCAAAAGCTGTGGGTTTTCATAAATCATTGAGACAAATCCTGAGACTTGAAAGAAATGCTCTGCTAGGCAATGTGAGATTATGGAATTGCTGCAGTCTGGAAAATAACAGATTGAGCTATATTGGACGCTAGttattgaatgataaattttCAGCCTATGCAATCTTTAGTTTTAGTAATAGAGTAAGGGTACATGTTGCTTTATCAAATGAAAACCGATAGACCGTTTCCACTAAGGCACTAACCCCAAGCATAAAAGTAAGACAAATCACTCATAAAGATGGGAAAGGGGGGCAAAAAACTATAGGCTAATACACGGAAACCTAAGCTCCCCGATTTTGCAAATAATTCAGATAGATCTTCATATGAATAAGACTAGAGTTACTGAAGATGGGATCATAATATAGGTGCCGAACCCTGTCATGGTGATGGATCGATCAATCATTCTGAAACATCATCTCTGTCTTTCTTGTTGCTGGGTTTGCGATGGGTTTCTTCCATCTGTTTGGCCATGGAAAGGCCAAAttcaacaagtttttttatgttaggcACGTTGTAGTTCTGGGCTATGTAGATCCCAGACAGTGTCCCGAACATGAACGAGAAGGAGCTCCTTATTAAACCCATTTGGCTCCCAAGAACTCTTTAGTATGCAGCTAGCTATGGAGAGCTATGAGAAAGAGACTTGGCTTGATCTGAGAGATGTGAATCAGGAATTTTACAGTCTTGAGAAATCAAAGATGGGTGTGCAGGGGATTCGTAAGGCCGTGATGTCGTAGTTCCCA from Populus alba chromosome 14, ASM523922v2, whole genome shotgun sequence includes:
- the LOC118041357 gene encoding uncharacterized protein, producing the protein MGLIRSSFSFMFGTLSGIYIAQNYNVPNIKKLVEFGLSMAKQMEETHRKPSNKKDRDDVSE